Part of the Vigna unguiculata cultivar IT97K-499-35 chromosome 3, ASM411807v1, whole genome shotgun sequence genome, tcgtctaaacaaatcaatttacttaaaagaattcaaaattttcaaataaataaactgTTCTTTTAAATTTTCTGATCCAAATACAATATAAAGTAAATTTCCGAATGTATTCCCCTTTCTTACACTCCTTCCGCACATTTGTACTCACCCACTCTCACCCCTATCAACATCTTTTCTACACGCTCTTTCCTTCATATTCTATCATTGTCTTTCAAGTCCTGATACATTATCTCGTTCTCTTTCATTTTCACTTTCTCTATACGTTTTTCTTAACAACTTGAATTTGATCTATCGTAATGTCACGGAAGCCATAAACTGAAATGTCAACGgctaaaattaacaaaataatgaacaaatatgCAAGTTCAGTATTCCACTAAGTGGACGAATTATTTAACGAGAAGAAATATTCAGAAGCTTATACATTGAGTAATGTTACACGACTCTATTACGTCTTAAGTGTAAGCCAAAAAGGTCGTCCACTACTACTACTACTTCATGTAATTGTTTTCAGTAACCCTTTAAGCTTTAGTTATATTTACGAGGGTCCTCTCATAAATAGGAAGAAACACATATATATTACTATATCCTACTTTTGGGATGTCACACCCTTCAACAAAAACACACCAACAACACCAACTACCAGAGTCAGAACCATAGGGATGGCAACAGATTCAGGTTCACGCATTCTACCTGTCTGATTTGGTCTTCCAAGGCGTGACCGTTCTCCTAAGTATTCATGCAAAAGATTGCTCAGAGTGTCTAGTTGATGCAAGATTTGACGTTGTCCTCGTGCAATAACTAacacctattttaaaaaataataattaaaataagaaactaAATATGTCTTATTGCTCCATGCAGTATTTCAAAGTAGAAAATTGTGATTGATGTTGTCTGAAATGAAGAGAGATGGGAGGTACTGAATGGAAATGTTTGACAGGATCACTTAAAATCTAACATAATATCCAACTAGCTTTTAGGATGATAAGTTCACACCCGCATAAATATTTACTcctagtttaattatttttttatttaataaatcaatttctattttaattgaataatttaatttaatattttattattacttagaATTGCTAAAAGGTTGTAAAGTAAAAAGTGGgtgaaaatcattttttactATAAGGAACCATATATGTTGTTCAACAGAATATGGAAAATGGGTAAATGACATTATTAATCTTCATTAAATTATTCCtaattactttaaataatatttaatgacttGGATTTTAAGACTATAAATTgttgtatttttcatttaaaagtaTCTAAATATATTCCTCAACACGGGCAAGACTACATCTCAACAATACCTTATACAAATTTAtcttcatctttatcttttcccATCCATACGAAGTTCCTTCACATCATGTTCTATCTCAGTTGAGACATAGTACGCATCTTTACACTCAGTAGACACATGCACAGTATGCATATGATATGTGTAGTGTAGCATATAGCACTATCATGGTGTGTTTGGAAGGTATGAAATTGGGAGGAATGAAAAGAGAGAAGGTTTCTTTCCTTTCACTGATTTTTAGCACTTAAAAAAGGAAGGAAGGAAAATAATTGACCCATCTATATAGTCTATCCttctaattaaagaaaaagaaacttttgaaattaaaagacTAATTTATTCATATCTTTAGGTTCTCAACCTTTATTATTATGGccatttgtttcattttattatttaactttttttttgccTTCCGTCTTATTTCCTAAGAAAAAATCTACAAGATCTTctactctttctctttctttcataAACCAATCATGTCACGTGAATTAAAAAATCAGGGGACCAACCTCGTCCATCAGGGGAGACTCTTTCGCCAattgagaagaagatgaagaattaGGCAGCAATGATCCAGTCAATGAACCATTACCTAATCCAGTTACAAACAAGGAAGTGGGGCCTGAGCCATTACTGGCCTCAGCCTGTGAAGCCAAGTTTTGTTGACTGGCCGAAACTTTTTTGCTAGCAAACTTTGAATTCAATTCTTCAATACGGGAGGTGAATTCATCCATTCTTTCATTTAATGTGGAAATTTGATCAGAAAGTTGAGTGATGACCCCTAGAAACTCAAAAGCAAATATCAGTAGATGAATCATTTAGATGGATAGAAAATTAAACTTCATAGCCACAAAGGCAAACATTTATTACTTGTAACACCTATATGCCAAAACACCATGTGAATATAATttccataaaattttaatatacatcTTTTTTTGAAGTTTCTGGCCAATATTCACTACAAATATATCTTTCAACATTTCTTTCTATGGACTCAACAAGTACTTTTCCATGTTCCACAAAGTAAGACACAACAAGTGATACATTGATAAATGAAGAGGCTAAAATGATTGcaattaaatgatttttcaaggaaaatatatatattacattgttAGCAATCGATGCAGGAGATTCAAGAGTTCTTCCATCGAATCTTCTGTTATTTATAGCAAGTTTAGTCAGCTTAGGTAGAATCTTGTCCCTTTGAGTCGAATATGAGTGTGAAATACCActacagaaaacaaaatgagAAGAACATGACAAAAACCTTCCTTTAACATTCTTTTAATCAGATTCTGAAATTCTTATTCCAAATATGAAAAACAAGTAGAAGTAATACCATTATTCTTTTTAAGAGAGGACAAATACGTAATGGAAGTTAATAATTACCGATTAAGATACTTCATCCTTCTATCTGCAGAAGCTCTGGAAAGGGCTTCTTTGGGGCTTGAAACTACGTCATCATCTATGCTGAGTTTTGACTTAAGATCGTCTGGCAATGCCTGCAGTTTGATCAGATTAGAGATTTAGTGTATAAACATTAAAACAGcaaataaaaaggttaaatgatggctcataccatcacatcgTTCACAAGCTTTTCTAGCTGAATTTGTTCAATATAAGTGCGAGGAACATAGGAACCATCCAATCCCAGTTTCTCTGCTACAAACTTGCAATAGATCCTGTCTTTCCCTTGCACCTTGAAAACAGGATAAATAAGTATTTAGCGAATgacaacaaaaagaaacaaacacaaacatttaATAGGCATGGGCATGTGTCTCGACCTCCATGCACCCCCCAGGCCTAGCCAAAAGCATTGAAGTGCTTAGGCTTAAATAAGTGCCCGAGGGCTGGAATATGTTACTGTGTTAATGTTATGTTTAAACCTAGTCCAGGACCAACCTAATACCATCTAACAAGGACACATGGGACCAACAAACACtagaaaataagttaataaGGATACGTGAAGGatatttacaataaaacacaATAACAATGCCAACGGGAAACAAATAAGACGATCATTTTAATAGATacatttgttattattaatcttAATGCAAAGATAACATTTTGTATTGAAATGATATGCTCTAAAACATTTTATGCAGATTCACATAGGAAATAGGTGAGGGCAAATGGTAAATGGAATTATTATGGTCTCTGATGGAAGTAGTACCTTTTGACAAGGTTTGAAAACGAaggtaaaaaaagaaagaataagacTAACAGTAAACTATTATAGCAAGGTAACATTAAACTTAGATGAGAACAATTTTGGTCTGTTAGTCTTGTACTGTCACCTGACTGTATGgcaatttattacaaaaattctACAACTAATTAGACAGTTTTCTATAATCGCTATTCTTAGGATGGACAGTTTGAAAAAGCTACATTTGTAAGTATATTAACTGATTTGCAGCCAAAAATCTACCTTTTCTTATTGTTAGCAGACTTGGACCAGATCAGTCTGTTGAACTGATTAACCTGGTATCCAGAGTAATAACCAGTCCGGTCCATGTATTAAATCCAGTTCTTCTTGTATGTATTCAACCCATGCTGGCCCCATCAAAATGCTTGAAAATTGGACTCAACCTTGATGAACCATTGATCCAGTTCTTCTTTAAATACTAGATTTTTACACTTGATATTCAACCCTGATGAACCATTGATCCAGAGTAATAACCATGTATTCAAACCATGCAGGCATCATCAAGTGCTTGAAAAACCATTAAGAACCACTGATCCAGTTCTTCTTTAAATACTAGAATTTTGTACTTGCTATTCATTTACTGCCTTGCACACCACACGAAATGGCTTGCCCTCTGCTCCACAGGACATTGTGATGTTGAAAGGCTTCTTAGAGAAATGacgaattttaaaaaactgCAGTGTGCTAAGGATAGTTTACCGGGACCACAGGATATTTAGGCGAAGAACAACCACTAAACCATAAGAACAACCaatatttaatacttaatatAAAATGGTTCATGCAGTTCAATTAGCCACCAGTCCCATTCTAATAACGCTGCCTTTTCTACTCTTGAGATCATGATTCGCTCTAACAAGCCCAAATTTTAC contains:
- the LOC114177332 gene encoding inorganic pyrophosphatase TTM1 isoform X2 codes for the protein METLMGLKAGKPVQVPVYDFKSSSRIGYRTIEVPSSRIVIIEGIYALSEKLRPLLDLRVSVTGGVHFDLVKRVLRDIHRAGQEPEEIIHQISETVYPMYKAYIEPDLQTAHLKIINKFNPFSGFQNPTYILKSARTVTVDQIKEIIAAQHTETKEETYDIFLLPPGEDPEACQSYLRMRNRDGKYNLMFEEWVTDSPFIISPRITFEVSVRLLGGLMALGYTIASILKRSSHIFRDDKVTIKTDWLEQLNRTYVQVQGKDRIYCKFVAEKLGLDGSYVPRTYIEQIQLEKLVNDVMALPDDLKSKLSIDDDVVSSPKEALSRASADRRMKYLNRGISHSYSTQRDKILPKLTKLAINNRRFDGRTLESPASIANNGVITQLSDQISTLNERMDEFTSRIEELNSKFASKKVSASQQNLASQAEASNGSGPTSLFVTGLGNGSLTGSLLPNSSSSSQLAKESPLMDEVLVIARGQRQILHQLDTLSNLLHEYLGERSRLGRPNQTGRMREPESVAIPMVLTLVVGVVGVFLLKGVTSQK